In the genome of Meiothermus sp. Pnk-1, the window CAGCTCTCGAGCCTCCTGGCGCTGGGCCTCATCCTCTTTGTCCTCAGTGGAGCTATGAACTTGCTGGCCGCTTGGATCGTCAAGCGCATGAGCGTGGAGGGCCGCCTATGAGCGCTTGGGCACAATCTCGCCACGTACCGGCGGACGGGAATCTACGCCGCAGGCGGTTGTGGAACCAGGCCATGCTGGCCCTGCTGGTCCTAGGGTCCCTGATTGTAGTCGCGCCTTTGGTGCTAGTGCTGGGAGCGGTTTTGCTCAAGGGGATAGCGGCGATCAATTTGGCTTTTTTCCTCGAGCCCTTCCGCCCGGTGGATCAGGGAGGGGGAGGGCTGGCCCATGCTATCGTGGGCACCCTGCTGATGAACTTGTTGGCCCTCTTGATCGGCGGGATCCTGGGGCTGGCCGGGGGCATTTTGCTCTCGGAGTACCCCGACCACCCCGTCAACCCCACCTTGCGGATCATCTCCGACCTGCTCAACGGCCTCCCGGCCTTGCTCAAAGGTCTGGTCATCTACACGTTGGTCGTGATCCCCAGCGGGCACTTCTCCGGCTACGCCGGGGCTTTGGCGCTGGCTTTGATCATGGTGCCCATCGTGCTGCGCGCTACCGAGGGGGTCTTGAAGCTGGTGCCCTGGAGCGTACGCGAAGCGGGGCTGGCCCTGGGTCTGCCGCGTTGGCGGGTGATTCTATCGCTGGTGTTGCCCGCCGCCACCTCGGGGGTCATCACCGGGCTCATGCTGGGCTTTGCTCGCGCGGCCGGGGAGGCCGCCCCGCTATACTTTACCGCCGGAGGCAGCCAGCTTCTCACTCTCAACCTGGGGCAACAGGTCGAGAGCCTGGCCCTTTCCATCTACAAGTACGCCAACGAACCCTC includes:
- the pstA gene encoding phosphate ABC transporter permease PstA, producing the protein MSAWAQSRHVPADGNLRRRRLWNQAMLALLVLGSLIVVAPLVLVLGAVLLKGIAAINLAFFLEPFRPVDQGGGGLAHAIVGTLLMNLLALLIGGILGLAGGILLSEYPDHPVNPTLRIISDLLNGLPALLKGLVIYTLVVIPSGHFSGYAGALALALIMVPIVLRATEGVLKLVPWSVREAGLALGLPRWRVILSLVLPAATSGVITGLMLGFARAAGEAAPLYFTAGGSQLLTLNLGQQVESLALSIYKYANEPSPLRQEQAWAASLVLTVLVLGASLLARWATRRWTN